A single genomic interval of Psychroserpens sp. NJDZ02 harbors:
- a CDS encoding YjjG family noncanonical pyrimidine nucleotidase codes for MPKTNKVEHVFFDLDHTLWDFDKNSALTFDFIFKKHQVKTNLNDFLRFYEPINLKYWKLYRDEKVTKEDLRYSRLKETFDALQFTVKDQVINQLSEDYITYLSSFNNVFDGTFEILDYLKSKYKLHIITNGFKDAQNNKLKSSKLDHYFETVTSAEAAGVKKPNPHIFNFALNSAQAETQNSIMIGDNYEADILGALDIGLDAICFNYHKVEELPGIKFINHLSDIKKYL; via the coding sequence ATGCCAAAAACAAATAAAGTAGAACACGTCTTTTTTGATTTAGACCATACACTATGGGATTTTGATAAAAACTCAGCTTTAACTTTTGATTTTATTTTCAAAAAACATCAAGTTAAGACTAATCTAAATGATTTTTTACGCTTTTACGAACCCATAAATCTTAAGTATTGGAAGTTATATAGAGACGAAAAAGTAACCAAGGAAGATTTGCGATACAGTAGATTAAAGGAGACTTTTGATGCTTTACAATTTACGGTAAAAGACCAAGTGATTAATCAATTATCTGAAGATTATATTACGTATTTGTCTAGTTTTAATAATGTTTTTGATGGTACGTTTGAGATATTAGACTATCTAAAATCTAAATATAAGTTACATATTATTACTAATGGATTTAAAGATGCTCAAAACAATAAATTAAAATCTTCAAAATTGGATCATTATTTTGAGACAGTGACAAGTGCGGAGGCAGCAGGTGTAAAAAAACCTAATCCTCATATCTTTAACTTTGCTTTAAATTCGGCTCAAGCCGAAACACAAAATAGTATAATGATTGGGGATAATTACGAAGCAGATATTTTAGGTGCTTTAGATATAGGCTTAGACGCTATTTGTTTTAATTATCATAAAGTAGAGGAGTTGCCCGGAATAAAATTTATTAATCATTTATCAGACATTAAAAAATATTTATAA
- a CDS encoding DUF1304 domain-containing protein, translated as MDILIKIIIAIVVVLHLYFLYFEMFAWDTIGRKVFKTIPKEIFGQTKVMAANQGLYNGFLAAGLIWSFFITDPQWSFNIALFFLGCVAVAGIYGALSLSKKIFFVQAVPALLGIVLILITKY; from the coding sequence ATGGACATCTTAATTAAAATTATCATAGCAATAGTCGTTGTATTACACCTCTATTTTTTATATTTTGAAATGTTTGCATGGGACACCATAGGACGTAAAGTATTTAAAACGATACCTAAAGAAATATTTGGACAAACTAAAGTTATGGCTGCTAATCAAGGCTTATATAATGGGTTTTTAGCTGCCGGACTAATTTGGTCGTTTTTTATCACCGATCCACAATGGTCTTTTAATATTGCTTTATTCTTTTTAGGCTGTGTCGCTGTCGCTGGTATTTATGGTGCTTTATCCCTATCTAAAAAAATATTTTTTGTGCAAGCAGTTCCTGCATTGTTAGGGATTGTATTGATTTTAATTACTAAATATTAG
- a CDS encoding RagB/SusD family nutrient uptake outer membrane protein produces the protein MKTKNKILSTIVAASMLTLFNCNEDFLDTEPTEFLTAEQVAEAAANNPGVIAGSMAGIYTLQFQTETGGSDDHDDFGQKGYDIYLDMLCGDMALSTNGYNWYRSLTEYQDTQDFTQIRNRKPWRYYYRLIRSANTVIDALGGQDVTPDLDANKWIMGQAKAIRAHSYFYLTQLYSNKYEPNAEILPLYTTAADQNGPKVTTQVIFDLMISDLTESITLLDGFTRTAKNQINKSVAQGTLAYVYAGMGNWTEAAALTNDVITSGGYSLATSAETVGGFNDVNTPGWMWGVDITLDNGLDLVSWWGQVDVYTYSYAWAGDSKAIDLDLYNSIPANDIRKSQFLNDPSSTYYLLPFSKFYDPGRVVGGQRNVTTDYVYMRVAEMYLLNAEANARLGADGLARTSLKSVLDLRVPTSAYVDALSGQALLDEVYYQTRLELWGEGKSYFAMKRNQATITRGANHLSNVGVQTAYDDEKLSLEIPEDEIQNNPFIGTQN, from the coding sequence ATGAAAACAAAAAATAAAATATTAAGTACCATAGTGGCAGCTTCAATGCTGACATTATTTAACTGTAATGAAGACTTCTTAGACACAGAGCCTACAGAGTTTTTAACTGCAGAGCAAGTTGCGGAAGCAGCAGCAAATAACCCAGGGGTAATAGCAGGTAGTATGGCTGGTATTTACACACTACAGTTTCAAACAGAAACTGGTGGTAGTGATGACCATGATGATTTTGGACAAAAGGGTTATGACATATATTTAGACATGCTTTGTGGAGACATGGCGCTATCTACAAATGGTTATAACTGGTACAGATCATTAACTGAATACCAAGACACGCAAGATTTTACTCAAATTAGAAATCGTAAACCATGGAGATATTACTACAGACTTATACGTTCAGCTAATACCGTTATCGATGCTTTAGGAGGACAAGACGTAACACCTGATTTAGATGCCAACAAATGGATCATGGGTCAAGCAAAAGCAATAAGAGCTCACTCTTACTTTTACTTAACGCAATTATATTCAAATAAATATGAGCCAAATGCTGAAATCTTACCTTTATACACAACTGCAGCTGATCAAAATGGTCCAAAAGTAACGACACAAGTTATTTTTGATCTAATGATATCTGATTTAACAGAATCTATTACTTTATTAGACGGTTTTACAAGAACTGCTAAAAACCAAATTAATAAGTCAGTAGCTCAAGGTACCTTAGCATACGTTTATGCAGGTATGGGTAACTGGACAGAAGCAGCAGCATTAACAAATGATGTAATTACTAGTGGAGGTTACTCTTTAGCTACAAGTGCAGAAACTGTAGGTGGTTTTAACGACGTAAACACACCAGGATGGATGTGGGGAGTAGATATTACATTAGATAACGGTCTTGATCTTGTATCATGGTGGGGACAAGTTGATGTTTATACTTACAGTTATGCATGGGCTGGAGATTCTAAAGCAATTGATTTAGATTTATACAATTCAATACCTGCAAACGATATTAGAAAATCTCAATTCTTAAATGATCCTTCTAGTACATATTATTTATTACCTTTTAGCAAATTTTATGATCCAGGTAGAGTTGTTGGAGGTCAAAGAAACGTTACAACAGATTACGTTTATATGAGAGTTGCTGAAATGTATTTATTAAATGCTGAAGCTAACGCTAGATTAGGTGCTGATGGACTTGCAAGAACAAGCCTTAAATCCGTATTAGATTTAAGAGTACCAACATCTGCATATGTGGATGCTTTAAGTGGTCAGGCTTTATTAGACGAGGTTTATTACCAAACAAGACTTGAATTATGGGGTGAAGGAAAAAGTTATTTTGCAATGAAGAGAAATCAAGCGACAATAACTAGAGGAGCTAACCATTTATCAAATGTAGGTGTTCAAACTGCTTACGATGATGAAAAGTTATCTTTAGAAATTCCTGAAGATGAGATTCAAAACAATCCATTTATCGGAACTCAAAACTAA
- the rlmB gene encoding 23S rRNA (guanosine(2251)-2'-O)-methyltransferase RlmB produces MEKTTQIFGLRAIIEALNAGEHVDKVFLQKGLKGDLFQELETVLKHKRVNSSYVPAEKLNRLTKNNHQGAVAQISPVQFYDIEGLFEMVTAKTKTPLFLLLDQLSDVRNFGAIIRTAECTGVDGIIIQSKGAAPVNGDTIKTSAGAVFKVPICRVDHIKDAVFFLQSSDIKVIAATEKTDKTLFDVSFKEPCAIIMGSEGRGINPSILKIVNEKAKLPLLGEIESLNVSVACGAFLYEAVRQRL; encoded by the coding sequence ATGGAAAAAACCACTCAGATATTTGGTCTTAGAGCTATTATTGAAGCTTTAAATGCAGGAGAACATGTTGATAAAGTCTTTTTACAAAAAGGACTAAAAGGCGACTTGTTTCAAGAATTAGAAACGGTATTAAAACATAAAAGAGTAAATTCTTCTTATGTTCCTGCTGAGAAATTAAATAGATTGACTAAAAACAATCACCAAGGTGCTGTTGCACAAATCTCTCCTGTTCAATTTTATGACATTGAAGGGCTATTTGAAATGGTCACTGCAAAAACCAAAACACCTTTGTTTTTATTACTAGATCAATTAAGTGATGTTAGAAATTTTGGAGCTATTATCCGTACTGCAGAATGTACTGGCGTTGATGGTATAATTATACAAAGTAAAGGTGCTGCTCCTGTCAATGGTGATACTATTAAAACAAGTGCTGGCGCTGTATTTAAAGTGCCTATTTGTAGAGTTGACCATATAAAAGATGCGGTTTTCTTTTTACAGTCTTCAGATATTAAAGTCATTGCTGCTACTGAAAAAACAGACAAAACGTTATTTGATGTGTCCTTTAAAGAACCTTGCGCCATAATAATGGGATCTGAAGGACGTGGTATTAATCCTTCTATTTTAAAGATTGTTAACGAGAAAGCAAAATTACCTCTATTGGGAGAAATAGAATCTTTAAATGTTAGTGTGGCTTGTGGTGCTTTTTTATACGAAGCTGTAAGACAACGCCTATAA
- a CDS encoding FMN-binding negative transcriptional regulator yields MYPPKKHQDSDKKHLIQVIKTYPLATVISVKNNKPLVTHLPLIYRESDGKLIGHIDIYNPQTEVLQNQNDITILFSGPQCYISPSIYTTTQLPTWNYIKVHLTGTVSRIDNKDQLKQSLITMTEFLEAPDHKYVLESDNPRLDKNLDYIKLFEISIDTWEGKFKLSQDKKPKDTEHARNELLKTNQASIKAFLDQVF; encoded by the coding sequence TTGTATCCCCCTAAAAAACATCAAGATAGCGATAAAAAACACTTAATACAAGTGATTAAAACCTATCCTTTAGCGACTGTTATTTCGGTTAAAAACAACAAACCGTTAGTGACACACTTACCTCTTATTTATCGTGAAAGTGATGGTAAATTAATTGGACATATTGATATTTATAATCCGCAAACCGAAGTCTTACAAAATCAAAACGATATAACAATCTTGTTTTCTGGTCCACAATGCTACATTTCTCCAAGTATTTACACGACAACACAGCTACCAACATGGAACTATATTAAAGTGCATTTAACTGGAACTGTTTCTAGAATTGATAATAAGGATCAGTTAAAGCAATCTTTAATTACTATGACCGAATTTTTAGAAGCTCCAGACCACAAATACGTTTTAGAATCCGACAATCCTAGATTAGACAAAAATTTAGACTATATTAAACTATTTGAAATATCAATTGACACTTGGGAAGGTAAATTTAAACTCTCTCAAGATAAAAAGCCTAAGGATACAGAACATGCTAGAAACGAGTTATTAAAAACAAATCAAGCCAGTATTAAAGCTTTTTTGGATCAAGTATTTTAA
- a CDS encoding replication-associated recombination protein A yields the protein MNTPLAERLRPQTLDDYISQSHLVGPNGTLTKHIQQGLIPSMILWGPPGIGKTTLANIIATTSKRPFYTLSAISSGVKDVREVIDKAKNSGGLFTAKNPILFIDEIHRFSKSQQDSLLQAVEKGWVTLIGATTENPSFEVISALLSRCQVYILKAFEKTDLEDLLKRAIEKDEYLSKKNILLKETNALLRHSGGDARKLLNIFELVVNSETEEPITITDAMVLDKVENNTVRYDKTGEQHYDIVSAFIKSIRGSDPNAAVYYLARMVEGGEDVKFIARRLLILASEDIGNANPTALVMANTTFQAVTTIGYPESRIILSQCATYLACSPKSNAAYMAINHAQQLVKQTGDLSVPLNIRNAPTKLMKEIGYGEDYKYSHNYENNFATQEFLPKEISNTKLYDPGNNGRENAQRDFLKSRWKEKYGY from the coding sequence ATGAATACGCCTTTAGCCGAAAGATTACGTCCACAAACTTTAGACGACTATATTAGTCAGTCGCACTTAGTGGGTCCCAACGGGACATTAACCAAACACATCCAACAAGGCCTTATACCAAGTATGATTCTTTGGGGACCTCCGGGCATTGGAAAAACAACTTTAGCAAATATCATTGCAACTACATCCAAACGCCCTTTTTATACACTAAGTGCTATTAGTTCTGGTGTTAAAGATGTACGAGAAGTTATTGATAAAGCCAAAAATAGTGGTGGGTTATTTACTGCTAAAAACCCGATTTTGTTTATTGACGAGATCCATCGATTTAGCAAATCACAACAGGATAGTTTACTACAAGCTGTAGAAAAAGGGTGGGTGACTTTAATTGGTGCCACCACAGAAAACCCCAGCTTTGAGGTTATATCCGCATTATTGTCACGCTGTCAGGTTTATATTTTAAAAGCGTTTGAAAAAACTGATTTGGAAGACCTTTTAAAGCGCGCTATTGAAAAAGACGAATACTTATCTAAAAAAAACATATTACTTAAGGAAACCAATGCTTTATTACGTCATTCTGGAGGAGACGCTAGAAAACTCTTAAACATTTTTGAGTTAGTCGTTAATAGTGAAACTGAAGAACCTATTACCATCACGGATGCTATGGTTTTGGATAAAGTAGAAAACAATACGGTACGTTATGACAAAACTGGAGAACAGCATTATGATATTGTATCGGCTTTTATAAAATCTATAAGGGGTAGCGATCCAAATGCTGCGGTGTATTACTTGGCTAGAATGGTTGAAGGTGGCGAAGATGTTAAATTTATTGCCCGAAGGCTATTAATTTTAGCTAGTGAAGATATTGGAAATGCTAATCCCACCGCTTTGGTTATGGCTAATACAACCTTTCAAGCAGTGACCACTATTGGTTATCCTGAATCTAGAATTATTTTAAGCCAATGCGCCACGTATCTTGCCTGCTCCCCAAAAAGTAACGCTGCTTATATGGCTATTAACCATGCACAACAATTGGTAAAGCAAACTGGAGATTTAAGTGTGCCTTTGAATATCAGAAATGCACCTACTAAATTAATGAAAGAGATTGGCTATGGCGAAGACTATAAATACAGCCATAATTATGAAAATAATTTTGCTACTCAAGAGTTTTTACCCAAAGAAATTAGTAATACGAAGCTATACGATCCTGGTAATAATGGCAGAGAAAATGCCCAACGTGACTTTTTAAAATCACGTTGGAAAGAAAAATATGGCTACTAA
- a CDS encoding peptidylprolyl isomerase, which yields MSQVKENSAVKVNYTGKLSDGQVFDSSEGKEPIEFTLGQGQLIPGFEKGLIDMKLNEKKTITIAKEEAYGDINDALKQEVSKADLPQDMKPEVGMGLVSKAPDGRETNLLVVEVKEDTIVLDANHPLAGKDLIFDLEVVEIK from the coding sequence ATGAGTCAAGTTAAAGAGAATAGCGCAGTCAAAGTAAATTACACAGGTAAATTATCTGATGGACAAGTTTTTGATAGTTCTGAAGGAAAAGAACCAATCGAATTTACTTTAGGACAAGGACAATTAATTCCTGGTTTTGAGAAAGGGTTAATTGACATGAAATTAAACGAGAAAAAAACGATTACAATTGCTAAAGAAGAAGCATACGGAGATATTAATGACGCTTTAAAACAAGAAGTTAGTAAAGCAGATCTACCACAAGATATGAAACCTGAAGTAGGGATGGGATTAGTATCTAAAGCTCCCGATGGACGTGAAACTAATTTACTAGTAGTAGAAGTTAAAGAAGATACTATTGTTTTAGATGCAAATCATCCTTTAGCTGGTAAAGATCTTATTTTTGATCTTGAAGTAGTAGAGATTAAATAA
- a CDS encoding rhomboid family intramembrane serine protease has product MKQQEPFQFTLDVIAYPITFVMLLWLIFAIEIRFGFSLNFLGIFPQKLSGLIGVFFSPFIHSGIAHLWHNTIPLFVLSTALFYFYRPIAFKVLFYGIILSGVLTWCIGRPSYHIGASGLIYVLASFIFFKGVFAKHYRLIALSLLVAFLYGSMIWNTLPLEDGISWEGHLSGLLVGLFFALLFKKQIAKPKRYVWEESDYNEENDEFLQHFDEQGNFIERVEEEGMQDNLLEEDHPITYHYIFKENKDL; this is encoded by the coding sequence ATGAAACAACAGGAACCTTTTCAATTTACCTTAGACGTTATAGCCTATCCAATAACATTTGTAATGTTATTATGGCTAATTTTTGCTATAGAAATCAGATTTGGGTTCTCATTAAATTTTTTGGGTATTTTTCCTCAAAAATTGTCAGGTTTAATAGGTGTGTTTTTTAGTCCTTTTATCCATTCGGGAATTGCACATTTATGGCATAATACCATTCCTTTATTTGTTTTAAGTACAGCGCTCTTTTATTTTTATAGACCAATAGCATTTAAAGTACTGTTTTATGGTATTATATTATCGGGTGTTTTAACGTGGTGTATTGGAAGACCATCCTATCACATAGGAGCTAGTGGACTGATATATGTTTTAGCAAGTTTTATCTTTTTTAAAGGTGTTTTTGCAAAACATTACAGGCTTATTGCGTTATCATTATTAGTAGCTTTTTTATACGGAAGTATGATCTGGAATACCTTACCATTAGAAGATGGTATCTCTTGGGAAGGGCATTTAAGTGGCTTACTTGTCGGATTGTTTTTTGCTTTACTATTTAAAAAGCAAATCGCAAAACCAAAACGTTATGTTTGGGAAGAATCAGATTATAACGAAGAAAATGACGAGTTTTTACAACACTTTGATGAGCAGGGTAATTTTATCGAAAGGGTAGAAGAGGAGGGTATGCAGGACAATCTTCTTGAGGAGGATCATCCAATAACATACCATTATATTTTTAAAGAAAATAAAGACTTATAG
- a CDS encoding polysaccharide deacetylase family protein, giving the protein MLLVYTHKITPRVKYVFKQICTRILGIPVSFTTTIEEFIAHDSLKISYTRQPLSNEIFIRSNELLFEQGLSDVEIAILPWEDTKCFFAAGDKSALSFDIFAAAFYLISRYEEYLPHVKDQYGRFTAQESIAFKNNFLDQPVVDIWAYKFKTLLENNYPDFNFPEQKYNVIPVIDVPVAYQYKLKGIMRTISGTFIDVLTFKFKRVYQRYSVLSGFKRDPHDTYKYIVNKQKSSKYKFVFFFLLGDFSTYDKNINAQKQKFISLIKHVADYCQVGIKISFFALTNIELLKEEKSRMEGIINNAIVGSRQSFSKVNLPESYRNLVELEIPEDYTMGYVNHLGFRAGTCTPFLFYDLDFEVQTPLKVVPYQAIDFAFLKYHSLLDKEQALKRLINTIKKVNGTFVPVFHNYTFSKQDRWKHFKTLFNIILDAKNK; this is encoded by the coding sequence ATGCTTTTAGTTTACACACATAAAATAACCCCCAGAGTCAAGTATGTTTTCAAACAAATTTGCACTAGGATTTTGGGTATACCTGTTAGTTTTACAACAACTATTGAGGAGTTTATTGCACATGATAGTTTAAAGATATCGTATACAAGGCAGCCTTTAAGTAACGAGATTTTTATACGTAGTAATGAGTTGCTATTCGAGCAAGGTTTATCGGATGTAGAGATTGCTATTTTGCCTTGGGAGGATACTAAGTGTTTTTTTGCGGCAGGAGACAAGAGTGCTTTGTCTTTTGATATTTTTGCAGCTGCTTTTTATTTAATTAGTAGATATGAGGAGTATCTGCCACATGTAAAAGATCAATACGGTCGTTTTACAGCGCAGGAAAGTATCGCGTTTAAAAATAACTTTTTAGACCAACCAGTGGTGGATATATGGGCCTATAAGTTTAAAACACTATTAGAGAACAATTATCCGGATTTTAATTTTCCAGAACAAAAATATAATGTCATACCAGTTATTGACGTGCCTGTTGCTTATCAGTATAAGCTAAAAGGGATAATGCGTACCATTAGCGGTACATTTATAGATGTTTTGACTTTTAAGTTTAAGCGTGTCTATCAAAGATATTCAGTGTTATCTGGATTTAAACGCGACCCACACGATACCTATAAATATATTGTTAACAAACAAAAATCTTCAAAGTATAAATTTGTATTTTTCTTTTTATTAGGTGACTTTTCAACGTATGATAAAAATATCAATGCACAAAAACAAAAATTTATTTCTTTAATAAAACACGTGGCAGACTATTGTCAAGTGGGTATTAAAATCTCTTTTTTTGCATTAACTAATATAGAATTGCTTAAAGAAGAAAAGAGTAGGATGGAAGGCATTATTAATAATGCTATTGTGGGGTCTAGACAGTCCTTTTCTAAAGTAAACTTACCAGAATCCTACCGTAATTTGGTCGAACTAGAAATTCCTGAAGACTATACTATGGGGTATGTCAATCATTTGGGTTTTAGAGCCGGGACATGCACACCATTTTTATTTTACGATTTAGATTTTGAAGTTCAAACCCCACTTAAAGTCGTGCCCTATCAAGCTATAGATTTTGCTTTTTTAAAATACCATTCTCTGTTAGATAAAGAGCAGGCACTTAAACGATTGATAAATACAATTAAAAAGGTAAACGGAACTTTTGTACCGGTATTTCATAATTACACGTTTAGTAAACAAGACCGTTGGAAACATTTTAAAACACTTTTTAATATAATATTGGATGCCAAAAACAAATAA
- the radC gene encoding RadC family protein encodes MSDKSTSFSIKNWSQDDQPREKLLYKGKAILSDAELVAILIGSGNRDESAVSLCKRILSSVDNNLSELGKLSIKQLMAFKGIGEAKAISIIAALELGRRRRGEEALRKNKITSSKSVFELMQPIIGELPHEEFWIVYLNNSNKVIYKNQLSKGGITGTLVDTRLVLKTALEVGAVGLILAHNHPSGTLKPSQADKEVTLKLKTAARSLDIKVLDHLIVTENAYFSFADESLL; translated from the coding sequence ATGTCAGATAAAAGTACTTCATTTTCAATTAAAAACTGGTCTCAAGACGATCAACCTAGAGAAAAACTATTATATAAAGGAAAAGCAATATTGAGCGATGCGGAATTGGTTGCTATTTTAATAGGCTCAGGAAACAGAGACGAAAGCGCAGTATCCTTATGTAAACGTATCTTATCTAGTGTGGATAATAATTTAAGCGAATTAGGTAAACTTAGTATCAAGCAATTGATGGCGTTTAAAGGTATTGGTGAAGCCAAAGCTATTAGTATAATTGCAGCTTTAGAATTAGGACGCCGACGCCGAGGGGAAGAAGCTTTGCGGAAAAATAAAATTACCTCTAGCAAATCCGTGTTTGAGCTTATGCAACCTATTATTGGAGAGTTACCGCATGAAGAGTTTTGGATAGTGTATTTAAATAATTCCAATAAGGTCATTTATAAAAATCAACTTAGTAAAGGTGGTATTACTGGGACTTTAGTCGATACCCGTTTGGTACTAAAAACAGCTCTAGAAGTTGGAGCGGTAGGACTTATTTTAGCACACAATCATCCATCAGGGACTTTAAAGCCAAGTCAAGCGGATAAAGAGGTGACTTTAAAGTTAAAGACAGCGGCGCGAAGTTTAGATATAAAAGTATTGGATCATTTGATTGTAACGGAAAATGCTTATTTTAGTTTTGCAGACGAGTCTTTACTTTAA
- a CDS encoding PLP-dependent cysteine synthase family protein — protein sequence MNYANNILETIGNTPLVKLNKLTEELPCLVLSKYETFNPGNSVKDRMALQMIEDAEADGRLKPGGTIIEGTSGNTGMGLALAAIIKGYKCIFVMADKQSKEKVDILKAVGAEVVVCPTAVEPDDPRSYYSVSKRLGEETPNSWYVNQYDNPSNAKAHYQSTGPEIWEQTDGKITHFVVGVGTGGTISGVGKYLKEQNPNVKIWGIDTYGSVFKKYHETGEFDENEIYPYVTEGIGEDILPKNVDFSIIDGFTKVTDKDAAVYTQRLAKEEGMFLGNSAGAAIKGVLQLKEHFTKDDVVVVLFHDHGSRYVGKMFNDDWMREMGYLD from the coding sequence ATGAACTACGCAAATAACATATTAGAAACTATCGGTAATACACCATTAGTAAAGCTAAACAAACTAACAGAAGAGCTACCATGTTTAGTATTATCTAAATACGAAACTTTTAACCCAGGAAACTCAGTTAAAGACCGTATGGCATTACAAATGATAGAAGATGCAGAAGCAGATGGACGTCTTAAGCCAGGAGGAACTATCATAGAAGGAACTTCAGGTAATACAGGTATGGGATTAGCATTAGCTGCCATAATAAAAGGATACAAATGTATTTTTGTAATGGCAGACAAACAAAGTAAAGAGAAAGTAGATATTTTAAAAGCAGTAGGAGCTGAGGTTGTTGTTTGCCCAACAGCTGTGGAGCCAGATGATCCAAGATCATATTATTCGGTTTCAAAACGTTTAGGAGAAGAAACGCCAAACTCATGGTACGTTAACCAATATGATAATCCAAGTAACGCCAAAGCGCATTACCAAAGTACAGGTCCAGAAATCTGGGAACAAACAGATGGTAAAATTACACATTTTGTGGTAGGTGTTGGTACAGGAGGAACCATTTCTGGTGTTGGGAAATACCTGAAAGAGCAAAACCCTAACGTAAAAATATGGGGAATAGATACTTACGGAAGTGTCTTTAAAAAATACCACGAAACGGGAGAATTTGATGAAAATGAAATTTATCCTTACGTTACAGAAGGTATTGGAGAAGATATTCTACCAAAAAACGTGGACTTTAGTATCATCGATGGGTTTACTAAAGTAACTGATAAAGATGCTGCAGTATATACACAAAGACTGGCCAAAGAAGAAGGTATGTTTTTAGGTAATAGTGCAGGAGCAGCAATTAAAGGAGTGTTGCAGTTAAAAGAACACTTTACAAAAGATGACGTTGTGGTTGTGTTATTCCATGACCATGGAAGTCGTTATGTTGGTAAAATGTTTAATGACGACTGGATGCGCGAAATGGGTTATTTAGATTAG